A stretch of Megalobrama amblycephala isolate DHTTF-2021 linkage group LG14, ASM1881202v1, whole genome shotgun sequence DNA encodes these proteins:
- the LOC125244448 gene encoding zinc finger BED domain-containing protein 4-like translates to MLRHFRALHETAQPQNNPTSTQTSRKQMVDEALVNMVIKDSQPFSVVEDEGFRGLIHALDPSYIIPNRQALKKMVALKYEEAKRKAKAEMEKATAVSLTSDMWTSINTDAYLAITCHYIDDSDKMNTVLLDVEKFPDRHTAENMALVKKNVMMEWAIKDKVKCLVTDAAANMIACAKILQVRHSVCIAHALNTMVKKSFDQVPALCDIRNKAKKVVTYFRSSTSAKEMLTQVQKEMNSNLVNDVETRWNSTLHMLQRLHEERQTVEASLASLKTDIAPLHAQDYEAIQQILCVLAPFHLATVELSEEKRVSGSKVIPLLKMIHYSLLVNHCIFHKLTLAIAKELTDNLIRRLREHIWNMESLSIMTMATLLDPRFKTLGFLNHTKMTEAVKRLKAECANVIRAEDERPSTSSSTQSTEAPSSTQQPTPSSISVYPRPLLYHVKECSLRPEKYCLKL, encoded by the exons ATGCTAAGGCATTTCAGAGCTTTACATGAGACTGCACAGCCCCAGAACAATCCTACAAGCACACAAA CATCTCGCAAGCAAATGGTTGATGAGGCATTGGTCAACATGGTCATAAAAGACTCTCAGCCATTTTCAGTGGTTGAGGATGAGGGTTTCAGGGGCCTCATCCATGCCCTTGATCCTTCCTATATAATCCCAAACAGACAG gctttaaagaaaatggtggcTTTAAAATATGAAGAAGCAAAGAGGAAAGCCAAGGCTGAGATGGAAAAAGCAACTGCTGTGTCTCTAACATCAGATATGTGGACTTCTATCAACACAGATGCATATCTTGCAATAACCTGCCATTACATTGATGACAGTGATAAGATGAATACAGTGTTGTTGGATGTTGAGAAGTTCCCAGACAGACACACAGCGGAAAATATGGCCCTGGTGAAAAAGAATGTCATGATGGAGTGGGCAATCAAGGACAAGGTGAAGTGTCTTGTCACAGATGCGGCAGCAAACATGATTGCTTGTGCAAAAATTCTGCAAGTGAGACATTCAGTGTGCATTGCACATGCACTTAACACCATGGTTAAAAAGTCTTTTGATCAGGTACCAGCTCTGTGTGACATTCGAAACAAAGCTAAAAAAGTGGTCACCTATTTTCGAAGCAGCACCTCTGCTAAAGAAATGTTGACCCAGgtgcagaaagagatgaacAGTAATCTAGTGAATGATGTGGAAACACGCTGGAACAGCACTTTACACATGCTTCAACGGCTGCATGAGGAAAGGCAAACTGTGGAAGCATCCCTTGCATCACTTAAAACTGATATAGCTCCACTTCATGCACAGGACTATGAAGCCATACAGCAAATTCTGTGTGTTCTTGCCCCATTCCACCTAGCCACAGTAGAGCTGTCCGAGGAAAAACGAGTGTCTGGCTCCAAAGTAATTCCTTTGCTAAAAATGATTCACTATTCATTACTGG TAAATCATTGTATATTTCATAAGTTAACATTGGCCATTGCAAAGGAATTAACAGACAACCTCATCAGGCGTCTGAGGGAACATATCTGGAATATGGAGTCGCTCAGCATAATGACCATGGCAACTCTGCTGGACCCAAGGTTTAAAACTTTGGGTTTCCTTAACCACACTAAAATGACAGAGGCTGTCAAACGGCTAAAAGCAGAATGTGCTAATGTCATTAGGGCCGAAGATGAAAGACCGTCCACATCATCAAGCACTCAGTCAACAGAAGCACCATCATCAACCCAACAGCCCACACCAAGCTcaa TTTCTGTGTACCCCAGGCCTCTTCTGTACCATGTGAAAGAGTGTTCTCTAAGGCCGGAGAAGTACTGTCTAAAACTGTGA
- the LOC125245018 gene encoding uncharacterized protein LOC125245018: MKALVCIPLLLETFVFVVQQQVDGGLNENEISQQISSEDGRQNPPQTDTLRAEASTDRQQYCDLGIPDIHTALRELTATVTEQKENIRALETQLREQQTFILEELNKKNDEISNLTLGQVELRKENRDREIAFSAALMKSGSGYTGPFTTETTLTYKNVFTNIGNAYNPLTGSFTAPLKGAYMFRFSVRGDGGTAATATIFKNGKRVVIAHDNQAQGVLSSSNGVVLILEVGDVVYVRLWSGRRIFDSQNNFNTFSGFLLFPLK, from the exons ATGAAGGCTTTAGTATGTATACCGCTGCTGTTGGAAACCTTTGTGTTTGTCGTCCAGCAGCAGGTAGATGGAGGACTCAATGAGAAtgagatcagtcaacagatcAGCTCTGAGGACGGAAGACAGAATCCACCTCAAACAGACACTTTGAGAGCTGAAGCTTCAACTGACAGACAACAATACTGTGATCTGGGCATCCCTGACATCCATACAGCActgagagaactgaccgccaccgttacagagcagaaagaaaacattagAGCTTTAGAGACGCAACTAAGAGAACAACAGACGTTTATCCTGGAAGAGCTGAACAAGAAAAATGATG aaatttcAAATCTTACTTTGGGTCAAGTGGAGTTGAGAAAGGAAAATAGAG acagagaaatagcTTTTTCAGCTGCACTGATGAAATCTGGAAGTGGATATACTGGTCCTTTTACCACTGAAACGACACTAACCTACAAGAACGTCTTCACAAACATAGGGAACGCCTACAACCCACTTACAG GTAGTTTCACAGCACCACTGAAAGGAGCGTATATGTTCAGATTCTCTGTGCGTGGTGATGGCGGAACTGCAGCTACTGCAACCATTTTTAAGAATGGAAAGCGTGTGGTTATAGCTCATGATAATCAGGCTCAGGGTGTGTTAAGCTCCTCAAATGGAGttgtgttgatcctggaggttgGAGATGTTGTCTATGTGAGACTTTGGTCTGGCAGGAGGATATTTGATAGCCAGAATAACTTCAACACTTTCAGTGGTTTCCTACTGTTTCCCTTAAAATAA